A window of Methylobacterium bullatum genomic DNA:
CCGCCCGTGACGCTTCGTTCTCGATGTCTCGTGCATCGGACTCGGCGGTGCCGATCCGTCTCAGCAGGGATCTGACGGCGGCGGACAGGCGCAGCACCTCGGGCGAGCCATGGACCCGCTCCGTCATCGTCGCATTCGGCTCACGGCCGATCCGGTCCACCGCATCCGTGAGATGGGTAAGCGGGCGGCTCAGGCGCGTCACCACCAGGAAGATACCGAGAACGCCGATCGCAGCGGCGCCGAGGCCGATCAGGGTGATGAGGAATGTCAGGCGGTGGGCACCCGCGAGCGCCGTATCCACCGGTTGGAGGGCGACCACGATCCAGCCGAGACCGGTATAGTCGCCCCGGCCGCGGGTGGCCGAGACGGCGGCGAGCCGTTTGCCGTCCGGGCCGCTGGCGATGAAATGTCCCGCCGCGAGATCGGCGGGGGAGTAGGGTGTGGTCCCGAGGGCCGGCCCGAGGAGCACGCGGCCGGTCCGGTCGAGGACGACGATCTCCTCCTTCAGCTCCGGCCTGCGCGAGGAGAGGACTTCCCGTCGCACCACGTCCGCCCAGCTCCAGCTGAGATGGCTTCCCAGGACGCCGATGATCCGGCCCGACGCATCGGTGACGGGAGATGCGAAATCGACGAAGCGGAACGGGGTCTTGTCCGCACTGGGCTTGAGCAGGCTCTGCAGCAAGGCCGCGACGTGAACGTCCTCGGCGACCGCGCCCTTCATTCCATCGATGAACCACGGACGCTGCCCGACATTCGCGCCTTCCAAGATGCCGCCGGTCGCCGCCCGGACCTGTCCGGTCTCGTCGGCAAATCCGATCCAGGCATAGTCCGGAAGGGTCTTCTGCATCGTCTGCAGGACTTTGCGCAGACTCCCGGTCCCTTCCATCCAGTGAGGCTGCAGCGGATCAAGCGCAGCCACATTGCGAATTTCGCGCAGGCGCTCCGCCATGTCCTGGTCCAGGCGATCGGCGACGGAGCGGGCCACCTGCAGCAGGGCGTTCTGGGCCATATCGGTGGCTTGCTCGCGCGCCAGCAGCGCGGAGCCCAATGTGCTCGCGGCTACGATGGACAGGCCGACAGCCCCGGCGAACAAGCTGATCTGGTGCCGCAGGGATATCTTGTCGGCGAGCCGTCGCAGCATCGATCGTCACCCTCAATCAGACCTGACCCTGCAACTCATAGGCTTGCGAGAACGTCAATCCTTAGAGTCAATTTTTCGTATAAAAAGGACTTGTCGCAAATTAGACATAGACGATGGAATGTTCCATTCTGCGATGGTCGAACAGTGCATGGCGGCCACAGTCACGCTTTTGGCTATTGACCATGATACTGGCAGTATATTCGTAGTATATAATCTTTAGGATGAAAATTTCGGTATAGATGTATCTATTATGCGGTAAATTCTACCTATATTTTTGAATTATGTGTAAATTTGTCGTATTAAGGCAATTCATGGATTATTGTTTGAGCACTTCGATTGCCATAAGCTGTTGATTATTGCATTTAATTCATCATCTACCTTTATCTCAGTCCTATTGCGCTGTAGTGGTGAGCCGCCATTCAGCCGCGCGAACCAGTCGCTCTTTGCCGGGCGGAGCGGCCGCCGAATGGTCGACCTAAGGTGGAGGCTCGTATCCGCGCCGTCGGCGCGCGCCTGCGCGGCCGGGCCGGATGCTCACCGGTCGGCCAGGAGGCCGGGATAGACCACCCGCACCGCGCGCCGCTCCGCCGGGATGTCGGCGGTCGGGCGGCCCTTGATCGCCGCAACCGTACTTCCCGTCGTCGTCACGTCGGCCGGGCGCAGGCGCCAGCCTTCGGCGCCGCGCGGCGGCCTGTGTGACGCCTCATTGGCGCGCAGGGGCGGCGGCGCGAGCGCGGCACTCGCCAGCATCGTGGTGGCGAGGATGGCGGAGAGGAGGCGGGGATTCATCGGTCGAGGCACCCGGAGACGCATGCTCTGAGTGAAGCGTGAACAGGTAAAGACGCCGACGGAACCGCGAGGCTTGGCCGTTCATTGCCAACAACATTCGTGTCCGAGAGTTAACGAGGCGTCGATGACGAGTATGGTCGAGGCAAAGCCGGGCTCCGCCCCGCCCGAGCGGGTTCCGATGGGCACGGTGATCGACACCGATATTTCCGCTCGTCTCGACCGACTGCCCTGGGGACGCTTCCACATCCTCGTCATCGTCGCGCTGGGCATCACCTGGGTGCTCGACGGCCTCGAAGTCACCCTGGCGGGCTCCCTCGTGGGCGCCCTGCGGGCCGAGCCCATGAGCTTCACCGAGTTCGATATCGGCCTTGCGGCGAGTTCCTATCTCGTCGGCGCGGTGGTGGGGGCGCTCGGCTTCGGCTGGCTCACCGACCGGATCGGCCGCAAGAAGCTGTTCTTCATCACGCTGGCCCTGTACCTCGCCGCCACCGCGGCCACCGGCCTGTCCTGGGACATCTACAGCTTCTGCATCTTCCGCTTCCTCACCGGCGCGGGCATCGGCGGTGAATACACCGCCATCAACTCCACCATCCAGGAACTCGTCCCAGCCCGCGTGCGCGGCTGGACCGACCTCGTCATCAACGGGTCGTTCTGGATCGGCGCGGCCCTCGGCTCCTTCCTCTCCATCGCGGTGCTGCGCCCCGGCATGATCGACCCGGCCTGGGGCTGGCGCATCGCCTTCTTCGTCGGCGGCGGCATCGGCCTCGTGATCTTGGCTCTGCGGACATGGATCCCCGAGAGTCCGCGCTGGCTCGCCACCCACGGCTACGTCGCTGAGGCGGACCGGGTGGTCACCAGCATCGAGAAGCGCTTCACCGACGAGGGCATCACCCTGCCGCCGGTGGACGAATCCAAGCGGATGAAGCTGCGGACGCGCAGCCACACGCCCCTCAAGGAAGTCTTCGGCACCATGCTGGTCGGCCACCGCAAGCAGACCCTGGTGGGCCTCGCCCTGATGATTGCGCAGGCCTTCTTCTACAACGCCCTGTTCTTCACCTACGCCCTCGTGCTCCAGCGCTTCTACGGGGTGCCGGGGGACCATGTCGGCTGGTACCTGCTGCCCTTCGCGCTCGGCTCCTTCCTCGGACCGCTGCTGCTCGGCCGGCTGTTCGACACGATCGGCCGCCGCCAGATGATCGCCTTCACCTACGGCATCTCGGCGGTGCTGCTCACCGTCACCGGCTACCTGTTCAAGATCGAGGTGTTCGGTCCCGTCGGCCAGACGGCGGCCTGGATGGTGGTGTTCTTCTTCGCCTCCGCCGCCGCAAGCGCCGCCTACCTCACCGTGGCCGAGACCTTCCCGCT
This region includes:
- the dosC gene encoding Diguanylate cyclase DosC, with the protein product MLRRLADKISLRHQISLFAGAVGLSIVAASTLGSALLAREQATDMAQNALLQVARSVADRLDQDMAERLREIRNVAALDPLQPHWMEGTGSLRKVLQTMQKTLPDYAWIGFADETGQVRAATGGILEGANVGQRPWFIDGMKGAVAEDVHVAALLQSLLKPSADKTPFRFVDFASPVTDASGRIIGVLGSHLSWSWADVVRREVLSSRRPELKEEIVVLDRTGRVLLGPALGTTPYSPADLAAGHFIASGPDGKRLAAVSATRGRGDYTGLGWIVVALQPVDTALAGAHRLTFLITLIGLGAAAIGVLGIFLVVTRLSRPLTHLTDAVDRIGREPNATMTERVHGSPEVLRLSAAVRSLLRRIGTAESDARDIENEASRAVQAAQDRVKRIGADLQALQLIANKDALTGLLNRRAFLPLAKEALNDFKLHHRPIAVLMIDIDHFKRVNDRYGHPAGDVVIRKVGSIINDTIRTTDKVARFGGEEFVVLLGDSSAVGAALIAERIRQSVASTVFEPDNNRLLATISIGIAEAEPSDRDIDRTIERADRALYEAKSRGRNCIHTFTADIADLRSVA
- the ydjE gene encoding Inner membrane metabolite transport protein YdjE, with protein sequence MTSMVEAKPGSAPPERVPMGTVIDTDISARLDRLPWGRFHILVIVALGITWVLDGLEVTLAGSLVGALRAEPMSFTEFDIGLAASSYLVGAVVGALGFGWLTDRIGRKKLFFITLALYLAATAATGLSWDIYSFCIFRFLTGAGIGGEYTAINSTIQELVPARVRGWTDLVINGSFWIGAALGSFLSIAVLRPGMIDPAWGWRIAFFVGGGIGLVILALRTWIPESPRWLATHGYVAEADRVVTSIEKRFTDEGITLPPVDESKRMKLRTRSHTPLKEVFGTMLVGHRKQTLVGLALMIAQAFFYNALFFTYALVLQRFYGVPGDHVGWYLLPFALGSFLGPLLLGRLFDTIGRRQMIAFTYGISAVLLTVTGYLFKIEVFGPVGQTAAWMVVFFFASAAASAAYLTVAETFPLEIRALAIAVFYALGTGIGGVSGPLLFGALVETGSRDNVLIGYGIGAALMLIAAIVGGIWGTAAEGKSLEDVSKPLAAA